TGACCGGCGTCCACTACCTGGTGGGCCTGACCCACCTCCTGGTCCTGGACGTCCGCGAGATGTGCGAGCTCACCGTGCACACCCGCTTCGACCCCGACGAACACGTCTCGACGCTGCTCCCGCTGTCAAACACCTGCAACGCCGACAACGACCTCGTCCCCGCCTGTGTGAACCCGGTCCTCGCCGTCCTCGCCTCCGCGACCCTGGTGGCCGGGGCCGGGACCATCACGCGCGCCATACGCACCCCACGCCTTCCTCGACGAGAGTGACCGCCAGGCAGCCCGCCGCCTGGGCTCTGGCCCGAAAACGCCCTGGACCGCACGCTGGTCGCCAAACCGGCGCCGGCCGGACCGGTCGGCTACTGGGCCTGCGGTCCGTCGGCGGCGGTGATCCTGCGCAGGACTGGCAGGCCCGCTTGCGGGCCCTACTCGCCAGGAGCCCGATACTGGATTTGCTCCGCCCTGCGCAGCGCATCCAGCGTTTCATCGACGCTCAGGAGAACGGTCGTCTCAAAGGAGCTGAGCGCGCCACCTCCGCTGATCGCCAGCGCAACCGCGGCCATGGACACGTTGTCCGGAGCTTCCCAGAGGTTATAGCCGTCGTGCGTGCCGAAGGCGTACCAGAAGCCGTGGAGCTTTCCACCGACGGATTCGATGTACGACTGAGCGGCCTTTGCGCGGTCCTCGGGGTGGCCGATCAGCCTCGCCCAGGTCTCCGGCGTGTAGCTGAACCTCGATAGATAGAGCGTCATCGTGTCTCTCTTTCGTTTTCCCCCATGGATGCCCCGCGCCGGGTGGGAGAAGAGCCGGGGTGGACCGCGGTTCCCCCAAACAGCCGGGGACGATGACCGCCTCGGCCCAGAGCCAACGGCCAGGTCGTCTGCGGTTACCTCCGACCGTGGCCTCGTTGCTCATGGAGCGGGGCCACTTCGGCATCCTGCACAGCCAGGCCGCGGCAGGCGACTGGTTCTGCGCGCATCGCCTCGCGCAGGCCACGCTTGAGGACGACCCTGAGCCCCCAGGCCGGCAGACGGCGCTTGCGCTCCTCGAACCGTTCGTTGCCACGGGCTGGATGAAGGCGGTCAGTACGGTCGTCGGACTGCTCGCCGAATGGGACCGCCTCGACGAGGCCATCGCCTTGCTCCGCCGGCCCGCCGACTCCGGACACCGGCAGGCCCTCCGCCAGCTGGCGACCCTGCTTGCCCGGCAAGGCCGTATCGACGAGGTCATCGCCCTCCTGGGACCGCGCGCCACCGACCTGGTGCTGGCCGAGAGTCTGGTGGAGCTGACGGCCGACCACGGCCGCGACGAGGAGATCGCTGCGCTGCTCCCTGCCGTGAGCGTCGGGCCGCCGGATCCCTTCGAGCCGTGGCGGTCGGACGATTGGGACACTGTCCCTCTGCACGCCACCCTGCTGGAACGCCAGGGCCGCGTCGACGAGGCTGTCAGCCTCCTGCACGGTCACGTATACGTCGACGGCGTGATGTATGCCGACCACGCACAGCAGCTCGCCTGCCTCCTCGCCCGCCACGGCCGCGAGGCCGAACTGCGGGAGTTCGCCGCAGACGGAGGCGAGGAGTACGCCTTGGCGGCCCTGGCCGACCACTTGGAGGAGCGGCAAAGGATCGACGATGCCGTTGACACCCTTCGCGCGGCTGACGTTTCAGGCAATCCCCACGTGGCGCTTCACCTCTCCGAGCTCCTGGCCCGTCACGGCCGACGCAGCGAGGCCATCGACACCGCTTGGAGGACTGGAAGCATCACCTTTCCCGAGGAGGGCGACGGCGACCCCGACGGTGCGAACATTCTCTTCGAGCTCCTCGTCGACCGCTCCCCGGATGCCTACGCGGCGTGGGCGTCGGAGTATTACGAGACACCCGTCAACGTCGAGGCCGTCCGTGCCCTGCTGGCCCAGCGCCCGCTGACGCCGGAGCTCGTCGCCGTGCTCAACCCGGAGGTCGGGCTCGCCGATCTGGCCGAAGACATCTCGGAGATCGGCTACCCCGGCTGAGGCGTCACGCCCGCCCCGGCAACTGCCCTCCCGCAGAGCGCCAGGC
Above is a genomic segment from Streptomyces sp. NBC_01233 containing:
- a CDS encoding GYD domain-containing protein; amino-acid sequence: MTLYLSRFSYTPETWARLIGHPEDRAKAAQSYIESVGGKLHGFWYAFGTHDGYNLWEAPDNVSMAAVALAISGGGALSSFETTVLLSVDETLDALRRAEQIQYRAPGE